In Pithys albifrons albifrons isolate INPA30051 chromosome 6, PitAlb_v1, whole genome shotgun sequence, a single genomic region encodes these proteins:
- the IMMP1L gene encoding mitochondrial inner membrane protease subunit 1 produces MLRNGLGKAFRFLGYTVQYGCIAHCAFEYLGGIVVCSGPSMEPTIQNSDIVFSENLSRHFYCIRKGDIVIVKSPNDPKSNICKRVIGLEGDKVCTSNPSDFLKSHSYVPKGHVWLEGDNLRNSTDSRCYGPVPYGLIRGRICLKIWPLNDFGFLRASPNGHRFLDD; encoded by the exons ATGCTCCGCAATGGCCTAGGAAAAGCCTTTCGGTTTCTCGGGTACACCGTGCAGTATGGCTGCATAGCACACTGTGCCTTTGAGTACCTCGGAGGAATTGTGGTG tgTTCTGGACCTTCGATGGAACCAACCATTCAGAATTCTGATATTGTGTTTTCAGAGAACCTCAGCCGCCACTTTTATTGCATTCGAAA AGGAGATATTGTAATTGTGAAAAGCCCAAATGACCCCAAATCAAATATCTGTAAAAGAGTAATTGGCTTGGAAGGGGATAAAGTCTGCACAAGCAACCCTTCAGATTTCCTTAAGAGTCACAGCTAT GTGCCTAAAGGACATGTTTGGTTAGAAGGTGACAATCTCAGGAATTCTACAGATTCCAGGTGCTACGGGCCTGTTCCTTATGGACTGATAAGAGGACGCATTTGTCTTAAG ataTGGCCTTTGAATGACTTTGGATTTCTACGTGCGAGCCCCAATGGCCACAGATTCCTTGATGATTAA